The region GCCCGGTCATTCATGGCGAAAATATCTACGGGGCCGTATTTCGGAGCACGTCAGATTCCTATCCGGATTCAGGCTATATTCAGATTCTGGACAAGAACGATAAAGTCATTTCCACGCCTGGCGGCTCGGCACCAACCTATCAGGATGGCAAATTGGCTGAGCAGCGTAAGGACCGCACTAATTCGCCATTTTTACATCCGCACGATGTGCTGGTCGATGAGGACGACAGTGTTTACGTAGCACAATGGGCATCGAAGAAAACATATCCTATTAAATTAGAGCGCGTTTCCTGATACGTTGGCCTGACCTATGAGCGAGTTGATTTTGTTGCAAGCTAATCCATCATCCCCCTCCGACTGGGTATTATTCTGGGGACATTTTCACCCACTCATTGTTCATCTGCCCATTGGCTTTTTGCTGATTGCCGGTCTGCTCGAAATCGACCGTCTAACCCGCCGAAACTCGGTTAGTCCGCATACGATTACGCTGATTCTGTTCTGGTCGGCGGTGAGTGCTACCATGGCCTGCGTGTTTGGCTATATGCTGTCGCTCGGTGGTGGTTATGAAGAAGAAACCCTGAACGACCACATGTGGGAGGGGATCGGTGTGGCCGTATTTGCCTGGCTGGCCTGGTCGGTAAAATCTGAAAATTTAGGCCGCATTTTTTCGTTTGCTCAGCTGATGTATCTGCCTGCTTTGGGAATCGCGTTATTGCTGTTGCTGGCGGCCGGACATCAGGGCGGCAATTTGACGCACGGCTCCGACTACCTGACGCAATATATGCCCGGTCCTATTCGGGCTATAACCGGTGTGGAGCCGAAGTTAAAAGAACTGAAGGTTGAGCCTATTACGGATGTCAATCAGGCAATGGTTTATCAGCAAATCGTGAATCCCATTCTGCACAGCCGCTGTGTGCAATGCCATAACGCCGGAAAATCGAAGGGTGGTCTTCGGCTCGATTCGCCCGAGATGATCAAGAAAGGTTATGAAGATGGGCCTGTGTTTGTGGCGGGTAACAGTAAATCGAGCGAATTGCTGAAAGTCTGCCTCCTACCGGAAGACGACGATCTCCACATGCCCCCAAAAGGCAAAACCCAGCTAAAGGGAAGCGATATTGCCCTTCTCACCTGGTGGATTGACCAGGGTGCGCCCTTTGATAAAAAGGTATCGGATCTAAAAGTCAATGATGCCATTCGCCCGGTGCTGGCGTCGTTGGGCGGTGGTGGCCCTGTTGAGGCAGGGGGGGCGCAAGTGGCTGCTGGCCCTGCACCCGAATCGCCGGTGCTGACGATGAAGGTGCCAGCCGCCGACCCCAAAGTTATTGACGAGTTGAAAAAACTGAATCTACTGGTATTACCTCTTTCGAAAGAACAGAACCAACTGGAAGTTAGCGCCGTCAACGCCCGGTCGTTTAATGATGCACAGGCCGCCGAATTGCCCAAGCTAAGCAATCAGATTGTCTGGCTTAAGTTGGGCGATACCGAAATTTCTGACGCGGCTCTGGCACAGGTTGCTAAGCTGAAAAATCTGCAAAAGCTCCATCTGGAGGAAACAAAAGTGACCGATGCGGGCCTGAAGCAACTAAAGGGACTGGCTTATCTGGAATACCTCAATTTGTATGGTACGCCCGTTACCGATGCCGGACTCGCTGAACTGGCCGAGCTCAAAAGCCTTAAAACAGTTTACCTCTGGCAGACCAAAGTCAGCGAAGAGGGTATTGCCAGATTAAAGACCGCCCTGCCCAAATTGGAGGTAATTGGTGGGATCAGCGAGCAGGCCGTCGCCGAATTTGTAAAAGCGGGCGAGCCGAAAGCCGGAGAGGTTAAGAGATAAGAAAATTAATTTAATGGTAATTGATAAGTGCTCACCGCGGAGCTGTGTTCTTGCTGTCGTGGTGTAGTGGCTTTCCATTGTTTCTATAGAATGACATCACCAATACGCCAGGTGAAAATACAGCCCTTGTATGTTACTTACCTTTTCGTGTCTTGCTGGCAATATAGTCTATCATCAAGATAAGATAGTACAATTTTTACGTGCCTTCCAAAGCTAAATTTGTAAATTCGTTTCACAATCAATCAGTTCGTTGCTATGCTCGTCTGGTCAGACATACGATTCAAATACGTTTTCCTCAGCGCAACGGCTGGCTTGTTTGGGACGTCTATCTGGCTAACGTCCTGCCAGAGTTCAGTCGAAAAGCCGGCCGAGATTGTGGCCGTCGAGGCAACGCTCCCCGAAAAAGTTGATTATAATCTGCACGTAAAGCCGATCCTGTCTGACCGTTGTTTTGCGTGTCATGGCCCCGACAAAGCCAAGCAACAGGCGGGTTTACGCCTGGATACGCCCGATGGTGCTTACGAAGCCCTGGCGAAAAGTGGCCACAAGGCTATTGTGCCGGGTAATCTGGCCAAGAGTGAACTGGTCAGCCGTATCCTCAGCACCGATCCGGAGGAGATGATGCCCACGCCCAAGTCGAACCTGACCCTGACAACGGAAGAAAAGGCGATGCTGATTCGCTGGGTTGAGCAGGGGGCCGAATACAAAGAACACTGGTCGCTTATTGCGCCGACCCTGCCGGAGATTCCGAAAGTAAAAGACGAAAAATGGGTTGTCAATGATATTGACGGGTTCATCCTGGCCAAACAAGAAGCAAAAAAAGTAAGCCACGCACCCGAAGCCGATAAAACCACCTTGCTCCGCCGGGTAAGCCTCGACCTGACGGGCTTACCACCAACACCCGCCGAAGTCGACGCTTTCCTGGCTGATAAATCCCCCAATGCCTACGAAAAAGTAGTGAATCGGCTGCTCAACAGTCCGCATTATGGCGAACGGCAGGCCGTCGAATGGCTCGATGTGGCGCGGTATGCCGATACGCACGGGTATCAGGATGATGGACTTCGAACCATGTGGCCGTATCGGGATTGGGTTATTCGGGCCTATAATCACAACCTTTCGTTCGACCGCTTTATAACCTGGCAACTAGCGGGTGATTTGCTGCCCAATCTGAACGGCTCGAAAGACAAGCGCGAGAAACTCATTGCCACCGCCTTCAACCGCAATCACCAGCAAAGCCAGGAAGGTGGAATCGTCGACGAAGAATACCGGACTGAATACGTTGCCGACCGGACCAATACCTTTGGGAAAGCGATGCTGGGGCTAACGGTCGAGTGCGCCCGTTGCCACGACCACAAATACGACCCCATCAGTCAGAAAGATTATTATTCGCTCTACGCCTTTTTCGATAGCAACAACGACCGGGGCCAGATTCCCTACAACGGCGAAGCTGCCCCGACGATTACCCTTACCAAGCCCGAAACGGAAGCGAAACTGCGCTTTATCCGCGAAAAATTAACGCCCATTCAACAGCAGCTCAATCTTAACCGGCCCGACTATCAGCAGCGTTTTGGGCAATGGCTGGCGAAAACCCGTGTGGTGTCGTCTATCGATTCCGGGTTGTTGGCGCATTATACGTTCGATGAAGCCGACCGGACGGATATCGGCGCTTACGTAAAAGCGAAAAACGAGGAACGGAAACGCGAAGAGGAAAAGAAGAAACGCGAGGAAGACGCAAAACGAAAGAAAGAGGGCATAGCCAAAGCCGGTAAGCCAGAGGCTAAACAACCTGAGAAAAAAGAACCGCCCAAGCGTAAAACAAAAGAAGAACTTTGGAAAGACCCACGAAATGCCTTTGCTAACTCGGTGAACGATACCATTCCGGCCCGCCTGGGGGGCGACCCTGATAAAGTGCCTTACGTTGTTCCCGGCCGCTTTGGAAAAGCCCGGTATCTGGCAGGCGACAGTTTCATTGAACTACCCGGAAACTTCGCGGTCTTCGAGCAAAATGAGCCGTTTACCGTAAGCAGTTGGTTCAATCTGGCCAAGCCAAATATGGCCCTGACACTGATGGGACGAACCACCGGCCCAATGGATGGTCAGCGTGGTTACCAACTTGATTTGTTGAGCGACGGTCGGCTCAAGCTGGCGTTTAGTCACGTATGGCCTGCTAATGCCATTGACGTTGAGACGATTGAAAAAGTCCCGGTCCATCAATGGTTCCAGGTCGCTTTTGCCTACGATGGTACCGGCCGGGCCAACGGGATTTCCCTGTACCTGAATGGGCGGCCACTTCGCACGAAGATCATCGCCGATAACCTGATACACAGCATGGTGTATGGCAAAAACAGAAGCCATTGGGCGCAGCACCCCTTTTATGTGGGCCGAATGCACGATAACTTTTACAAAGACTTTGCCGTCGATGAACTGCGTATCTATAACCGTTGCCTGACACCGCTGGAAATGCCAAAACTGGCGGGACAGCCGGATGCACTCATGGCCGCGCTGCAAACGCCCGCTGCCAATCGGACACCGGCTCAACGGACAGGCTTGTATACGTATTACGTCAGAACGCAGGACCCCGTTTATAAAACGACCTATGCTAATGCTATGAAGTTGCGGGGCGAACAAATCACCCTGTATACCGACTCCGATCAGCTTATGGTCATGCAGGAGCGGTCGGTGCCACGCGAGACACATCTGCTCAAAAGAGGGGCCTATGATGCCCCCGGTGAGGTCGTGAAACCGGCCGTGTTGCATAGCCTCAATCCGTTGGAGGACGACATGCCGACGAATCGGCTTGGCCTGGCAAAATGGTTACTGGCACCCGAAAACCCGCTGTTTAGTCGGGTGATGGTGAACCGTATGTGGCAGCAGTATTTCGGGCAGGGGCTTGCTAAAAACAGCGACGATTTCGGGAACCAGGGCGCGTTACCCAGTCACCCCGAATTGCTGGACTACCTGGCGATGAAATTCCGCGACATGGGCGAATGGGGCGGGCAGTGGAATACAAAAGCCATGCACAAGATGATTGTTATGTCGGCAACGTACCGGCAATCGTCGAGCGTACCCGAAAATGTTCGGGAGGCTGACCCGGATAACACCTACCTGACGCGTGGGCCAAGTTACCGCATGTCGGCCGAGCAGGTTCGGGATAATGCGTTGGCGGCTAGCGGACTACTTGCCCGGCAGATCGGTGGCCCGAGCGTATTGCCCTATCAGCCGTCGGGTATCTGGGAAGCGTTGGCTACCCGGAACGCTGTGAAGTACGAACAGGATCATGGCGATAGTCTATACCGCCGGTCGATGTACACCATCTGGAAACGGTCATCACCACCGCCCATGATGTTGAATTTCGATGCGGCCGAGCGACATACCTGCATTGTGAAACGCCAGAAAACCAGTACACCTTTACAAGCACTCGTAACGCTGAACGATCCGCAGTTTGTGGAAGCTGCACGAGTGCTTGCACAAAAAGTAGTGCCGACGTCTGTAGTGCCGACCGTCCCGGTCGGGCGAGCTGGTTCTATACGCCCGACCGGGACGGTCGGCACTACAGACGTTGGCATCAACGCTATTTTTAAAGCGGTTATCAGCCGCCCGGCCCGACCAGAGGAGATGGCGCTGGTGAACCAGTTGTACGCCGAAGAACTGGCTGATTTTAAACAAAATCCGAAGCGGGCCGCAGAGTTGTTATCAGTGGGGGAGTATCCTGTTGATAAAAAGCGAAATCCAGCCGAATTAGCTGCCTGGACCGTGGTTACGAGTACGATTATGAATTTCGACGAAGCGATTGTAAAACGATAATGGCTGGTCGTTCCAGCTGGCGCGAGCATTTGCCCGTGCCGTTAATTATGCCAGCATTCGCTCGCTGGCGGAGGGAATTTATCTAATCTGCCAGCGAATGCTGGCTAAATCATAGGCACGGGCAGATGCCCGCGCCAGCCAACAGCCAAGCAGTTATGGATATTCAGGACGAAATACATGACCAACTCAGCCGCCGGACCTTTCTAGGGCAATCTAGTGCTGGTCTGGGTGCCATTGCGTTAGCATCACTGCTAAACCCGACAAATCTGTTCGGTGGCGCATCGTCACCCGGCACCTCCATGCCGGGAGAAAATCCGGCGGTAGGCAAGCCGCACTTTCCACCGAAAGTGAAACGGGTAATTTATTTATTTCAGAGTGGAGCGCCGTCGCAACTCGAATTGTTCGATTACAAGCCAAAGCTCGAAGCCATGTGGGGGCAGGATTTACCGGCTTCGGTACGCAACGGCCAACGCCTGACGGGCATGAGTGCCGGACAAAGCCGGTTTCCATTGGCGGCTTCTAAGTATAAGTTCGCGCAGTACGGACCCGGTCGCATGTGGCTTAGTGAATTGTTGCCGCATACGGCGAAAATTGCCGGGGATTTAACCTTTGTGCGCTCCCTGCATACCGAGGCCATCAACCACGACCCGGCTGTTACCTTTTTTCAGACGGGAAGCCAACAAGCCGGGCGACCCAGTTTCGGCTCCTGGATCAGTTACGGACTAGGCTCAGACAATCAGAATCTTCCATCCTTTGTAGTACTTCTGTCCAAAGGGCGCGATGGCGACCAGCCGTTATATGCCAAACTCTGGAGTAATGGATTTTTACCATCTGTGCATCAGGGCGTGGTGTTCCGGTCGGGCCCTGACCCGGTGTATTACCTTAACAACCCGCCGGGAGTCGATAAAACCAGCCGTCGGCGGATGCTCGATTATTTGGATAAACTGCATCAGGAACAATTCAAACACGTACTGGACCCGGAAATAAACAACCGGATGGCACAGTACGAAATGGCGTATCGGATGCAGACATCGGTTCCCGAAACGCTCGACATTTCGAAAGAGCCGGACTATATCTTCGACATGTATGGTCCCGACAGCCGCAAGCCGGGCACGTTTGCTGCCAACTGCCTGCTGGCCCGCAAACTGGTCGAAAAAGATGTTAAGTTTATCCAGTTGTATCATCAGGGATGGGACCAGCACGGCAATCTGCCCAACGATATTAAAATACAAACAAAAAGCGTTGACCAGCCCTCGGCCGCACTGATCATGGACCTCAAACAGCGTGGTTTACTGGACGATACGCTCGTGATCTGGGGCGGAGAATTTGGCCGTGGGGCATACTCACAGGGAAAACTCACCCGCGATAATTACGGGCGAGACCACCATCCACGAGCGTTTTCGGTCTGGATGGCGGGGGCCGGGGTTAAAAAAGGTATGGTCTACGGCGAAACCGATGATTTCGGCTATAACGTTGTCAAAGACCCTGTTCACGTGCATGATTTCCAGGCGACGGTCCTGCATCTGCTCGGAATCGACCACGAAAAACTGACCTTCAAAAGCCAGGGACGACGGTATCGACTAACCGACGTGCATGGCAAAGTAGTGAAGCCGATATTAGCATAACGCCTATGTAGCCAGCGAGTTAGGTTACGGAAGGCTACTGAAAGAAATTGGCAATGGAGGTTTTTTGCCAAAAAAAGATATTCGGTACATAATACGTTTGTTTACGTCTTTTTAAGACCATAGAGTAAGGAGCTACGTCTTTTCGGCGTGGCTCTTTTACTTTTGTGGCATGCTACAGCAATTAGAAATATGGATAAGAGCCACCGTCCGCTGGTTCGGTTACATCCCTAACCGCGATTTGTCGGGATGGGTATTGCTCATCATGGCGGTGTTGGTTGGTCTGGCTGTCGATCTGGTTATGACGCAAATCGTTCGTTTTGTTGTTCGTCGTCGACCGTTTCACACCCTGGCCTTACTCAAAATTTATGTCCGTTGGGCCTTCTGGGTGTTTGTGCCTTCCCTGTTCTTTTTACTGGCTACAAACATACAGTCGGCGCGGTTTCTGCGTCGGCATCCGGTGGCGGATAAAACAGCCGAAGTTCTTTTTCTGGTTACGACAACCTGGCTGGTTGTTCAATTGCTTAAAGTTGCCGAGCTTCGGTTAATTCATCAGTACGATACCACGCAGGACGTTAATCTATCTCAGCGGAAATTTGTCACCCAGGTGCGGTTCTTTCGCCGGATCATCTCTGCTGGAGTGATCATTGTAGGGGCGTCGCTGCTATTGATCTCGTTTCAGGGAAGCCGGAAAGTGGGATTGAGCGTACTAACCTCGGCTGGGGTCGTTTCGGTGTTGATTGGTTTTGCCGCTCAGAAAACACTGGCCAATTTAATGGCGGGTATTCAAATTGCCTTTAATCAGCAAATCCGGTTGAACGACGCCGTTGTGGTCGAAAAAGAATGGGGGCGCATTGAAGAGATTAACCTGACGAGCGTTATCGTACGGCTTTGGGACCGCCGTCGGCTCATTCTGCCCATTACGTACTTTGTCGAAACACCATTCGAAAACTGGACCCGCTCCGATGCCTCCATCATTGGCAGCATCTTTCTCTATCTGGATTACAAAGTGCCCATTGATAAACTTCGGGAGAAGGCCCGGCAGATTGCTGAGAACGATCCGCTTTGGACCGGAGAAAGTTTTGCCGTACAGGTAACCGACACACAACCCACCTGCATCGTTGTCCGTATTCTGGTCTCGGCCCATGATTCGCCGTCGGCCTTTGATTTGCGTTGCCACATGCGCGAACAACTCATCGCTTTTCTGCGCGACGAGCATCCGGAAAGTCTGCCGCAAACGCGTCTGATGCTGGCCGAGGAGTTGAAAAGTGGTGAAGTGAGTGGAATAAGTGGAGTGGTAAAGTCATAGGCTTATTTTACGTACTGCACCCACTGTAGTGGTGTCGGGTCCTCAGACCCGACACGCTCGCGTCAGCAATTAGTGTCAGGTCTGAGGACCCGACACCACCAATATCATTCTTCCCACCCAAACGACCGCTCGATGGCCTTCTGCCACCCGCGCATTAGCTTTGTGCGCTGTGCATCGTCCATATTAGGTTCGTAGGTTTTGGCAATGCCCCAGTTCTGGCGGAGGTCATCCAGATTTTGCCAGTAACCAACGGCTAACCCGGCAGCATAAGCAGCTCCGAGAGCCGTCGTTTCTGTCATGCGGGGGCAGATAACGGGCCCATTTAGTACATCGGATTGAAACTGCATGAGCAGAGAGTTAACAACCATGCCGCCGTCCACGCGCAGAGATTTGAGCGATACACCCGCATCCTGCTCCATCGCCCGGACAACATCGACGGTCTGATAAGCGGTAGCTTCCAGAACAGCCCGTGCAATATGACCTTTGTTGACAAAACGCGTTAGGCCGGCAATAACGCCCCGCGCATCGGCTTTCCAGTGGGGAGCATAGAGGCCCGAGAAAGCAGGTACAAAATAAGCGCCCCCATTATCCTCAACCGTGCGGGCCAGGGTTTCAATGTCGGTGCTCTTTTTAATGATACCCAGATTGTCGCGCAGCCATTGCACCAGCGCACCGGTAATTGCCACGCTGCCTTCGAGCGCGTAATGAACCGGCTCATTTTGAAACTGATACGCTACCGTTGTTAACAGTCCGCAGGTCGATTTTCGGAGTTCGGTGCCGGTATTCATCAGTAGGAAACAGCCCGTTCCGTAGGTGTTTTTCGCCTGACCCGGTTCGTAGCAGGTTTGGCCAACGAGGGCGGCCTGCTGATCGCCGAGAATACCCGCTACCGGAACGCCCGGTAACACTTCCGACGATACCGTTCCGTACACCTCACTGCTGGGGCGTATCTGGGGCAGCATGGCGCGGGGCACCGTGAAGTCGCTTAATAAGCTGTCGTCCCAGTTAAGGGTGTGCAGATTCATGAGCTGCGTCCGGCTGGCGTTGGTAACATCGGTCAGGTGCAGACCACCGTTTACACCACCGGTCAGGTTCCAGACCACAAAAGTGTCCATGTTGCCGAAAACCGCGTCGCCCCGTTCGGCATCTTCTCGAAGCCCCGGTACATGATCCAGCAGCCATTTGAGTTTCAAACCGCTAAAGTAGGTAGCCAGCGGAAGCCCTGTTTTCTCGCGAAACCGATCCTGTCCAAGCCCATTGGCCGAGAACTCAAGAACCAGATCGGCGGTACGCATGTCCTGCCAAACAATGGCGTTGTAGTACGGCTTACCCGTCCGGCGGTTCCAGACAACGGTGGTTTCGCGCTGGTTGGTAATGCCTACGGCCTTGATATCCTGAACAGAAAGTTTGCCTTTGATACGAGCCAGGGCAATTACTTCGAGTGTATTGCGCCAGATTTCTTCGGGGTCGTGCTCTACCCAGCCGGGTTGCGGGTAAATCTGTTTGTGTTCCTTCTGAGCAACGGAAACGATCTTGCCCTGTCGGTCGAATACAATACAACGGGTACTGGTCGTTCCCTGGTCAATGGCGGCGATGTAAGAGGGCATAGGGTATTTTAAATGTAGTAAAAAATGAGTGAGTTTGGGACAGTTCCCGACTAATAGTTACAGCGTAAACCAGTGAATCAGCAACCCGCCAAGTACAGCCCCCACTAATGGGCCCACAACGGGTATCCAGGCGTAGCTCCAGTCGGACGATCCTTTGCCGGGAATTGGCAGGAGCGCATGGGCCAGGCGTGGGCTGAAATCGCGGGCGGGGCTCATGGCGTAACCGGTAGTGCCGCCGAGCGAGAGCCCGATACTCCACACCAGAATGCCCACCAGATACGGACCAACGCCAATGGCTAGCTCGCCCAGGTTTTTGGACGAAATACCTGCCAAACCCAGAATAAGCACCAGCGTAGCCATGGCCTCGCTCAAAAAGTTGGCCCCCGGCTTCCGAATGGCTGGCCCCGTAGCGAAACAGGCTAGCTTGGCACCCTCATCGGGCGTGGCGGCCCAATGGGGAAGATAGTGGAGCCACACTAGGGTTGCTCCCAGAAAGGCTCCGATTATCTGCGCCGTAATGTAAGGCACCAAGTGGCTGAAGTCGTTGGTAGCTACGGCAAAAGCAACCGTTACGGCAGGATTCAAATGGGCATCGACACTGCCAAAGGCTTTGGAAACAAAAACGCCCATCGTCACCGCAAACGCCCAGCCTGCGGTAATGACAATCCAGCCCGATGATTCACCTTTTGTTTGTTTAAGCACTACATTGGCCACAACACCATTGCCCAGCAGAATGAGCACCATTGTACCAATTAATTCACCAAGAAAGGGAGATGTTTGCATGTATAGGGGTTAGTGGCTAATCGGGCAGGGGTAAGTAGACGGTGGTTTGAATGAATCACGACTCATTCGCTACTAATCACTGCCCTCAAGGTTTAGGAATAGTTTGTGCGAATTAAGTCATATTTTTGGCCCTATTCCAAACCTGGCGGTAAATTCATTTTTTGCCCGACGTACCATAACGGGATTCACCTCATCAATCCATTTAGTCATCCTCATGAAAAGCATCTTATTTACCGAGACCGGAAAACCAACCGAGATTCTCAAATTTGCTGACAGTGCCCTACCCGAGCCCGGCCCAAATGATGTGCGCATCAAGGTCATTGCCGCGCCAATAAATCCGTCCGACATCATGTTCGTACAGAATCTCTATGGAATTCGGCCGCAGTTGCCTTCAGGAGCCGGGTTTGAGGGTGTGGGCATTGTGGATGCCATTGGCGAAGGCGTGCAGATGCGAACGGGTATACGGGTGAGCTTCACCAGTGTGGGTACCTGGTCAGAATACGCTATTGCCCATCACCGGAGCCTTATTCCGGTACCCGATGCCATGTCGGACGAGGTGGCAGCTCAGTTGTTTGTCAACCCGTTTACGGCTTATGCCATGGTGCAGGATGCCGGTGTACCGGAAGGCGGCTGGCTGATGCTCACGGCGGCTGGCTCAGCTTTTGGTAAAATGGTGATTCAACTCTGTGCCATGCGGGGTATCAAAACCATCGGCACCGTTCGGCGCGACGATCTTACCGATGAGTTAAAAGCCCTCGGACTAACCGAAGTGATCAATACCGAAACTGAGAACATGGCTGCCCGCGTCAAGCAGATTACCGATGGTGCCGGTGTCGGCTGTGTGCTCGATGCCGTTGGCGGGCATATCGCTACCGAAGCCGTTAAGTGCTTGGCTAAAGGCGGAACCATGCTTATCTATGGGCTGATGAGTTTACAGGACCCTAGTCTGAACGCCGGTCTGCTGATTTTTAGAGAACTGACCGTAAAGGGCTTCTGGCTTACAGACTGGATGCGTCGGGTAGATAGTCAGACCCGGCAGGAAGTGGCACAAAATGTGATAGGTTTGCTGGCATCGGGCAAAATTCAATTGCCGGTGGAGGCATCGTATCCACTGGAGCAAATCACCGAAGCCGTCGAACACGCCGACCGGCCGGGGCGCCGAGGGAAAATCCTGTTAAAGCCCTAACGTGCATCGGCTATTGTAACCGGTTTATAGGGATTAAATCAGTAAGCTGCCCAACGTTAAAAACCGTTGGGCAGGCTGCTTTTGCTAATTTTCTAAACGATTTCAGGTGGCTTCCTTATCTTTGACAACAATATACAGTTCAGTACGTTTGTTTCAATAACGACCGCAGGTTTACTCACATCCACTTACTCGACTCGTTCGTATGCTCTTGCTCCAGGTTCCGGCTGTTGATACTACGGCCGCATCACTGTCGGCCACTACGGCTGCTCAACCCCAAAGTCTGCAATTATTTGATCTCGTAGCCAAAGGCGGTTGGGTCATGATTCCCATCGCATTTTTGCTGTTTTCGGCGCTCTATTTGATTTTCGAACGGTACTTCGTAATCCGGTCGCAAAGTCGATACGATGCCAATTTTATCGATAATATTCGGGATATGGTGGCGCAGGGGAACATCAAATCGGCCGAATCGTTCGCTAAGAACCAGCGTACTGCTATGGGCCGGGTGTTTGAAAAAGCCATTGGCCGAATCGGCTCGCCCATTCGCGAGATCGAAGGAACCATCGAAACGGTTGGCCAGATTGAACTCTCGCGGCTGGAGCGAAATATGGGGTATCTGGGTATCATTGCCGGTATTGCGCCGATGCTGGGTTTTATCGGAACCATCTCCGGTATTATTCGAATTTTCTACGACATTTCGTTATCCGACAATATCAGCGTGGGTATCATTGCCGGTGGTCTATACGAGAAAATGATTACCTCAGGCTCTGGTCTGATTGTGGGTGTCATCGCCTACACGGGCTATCACCTGCTTAATATGATGATCGAGCGGTTTACGCTGGCGCTGGAAGTAAATGCCTTCGAGTTTATCGAAGTTCTGCAAAAACCAACGACTGAGCCCGCCCGGATGCGGTAGTGTAACGCCGACCGTCTCGGTCGGGTTTTGCACAGACAACGTCTATCACGGCCGACCGGGACGGTCGGTATTACACTATGAAACTCCGACGTAAAAGTAAATTTGCTGCTGAAGTTGCGACTTCGTCCCTGAACGACATCATGTTTTTCCTGTTGTTGTTCTTCCTGATCATTTCGACGGTAGCGAATCCTAATGTGATCAAGCTGTTACTGCCTAAAGCAGCCTCAACCCAGCAGTTGAGCAAGAAACAGGTAACGCTATCGGTTGATGCCGACAAAAAATACTATATCGATAAAAAACCGGTCGATCCGGCCAATCTGGAGAATGAATTGAAACAGATCATGGCCGGTATTGCTGAGCCAACCGTTGTGGTTCGTTTCGACAAGACCTTAACCGTACAGGATTTGGTTGATGTGCTGCAAACCGGGGCCAAGTTGAATATCAAGATGGTGATGGCCACTTCCAAATAAATCTGGCCTTTCGTGTAAAACCGACCGTCCCGGTCGGGTGTAAAGTCAAACCTTTTACACCCAACCGGGACGGTCGGTTTTACGCAAGAAATAACTTCTAAATAAGTTTGTAATTCTTGTACTCGCCAATGCGCCAGCCGGTTAATCGTTCTACCCAGGCCAGAACTTTAACTCTCGTGGAGTAATTCTGCTGCCGGGTATCGAAGTCAAACTGGATATTCTCCCGTTTAATGCGCTCCTGCATAACGGCCGGATGCGTGCCGTCAAACAGAG is a window of Spirosoma linguale DSM 74 DNA encoding:
- a CDS encoding protein of unknown function DUF1501 (PFAM: protein of unknown function DUF1501~KEGG: pat:Patl_0814 twin-arginine translocation pathway signal), which codes for MDIQDEIHDQLSRRTFLGQSSAGLGAIALASLLNPTNLFGGASSPGTSMPGENPAVGKPHFPPKVKRVIYLFQSGAPSQLELFDYKPKLEAMWGQDLPASVRNGQRLTGMSAGQSRFPLAASKYKFAQYGPGRMWLSELLPHTAKIAGDLTFVRSLHTEAINHDPAVTFFQTGSQQAGRPSFGSWISYGLGSDNQNLPSFVVLLSKGRDGDQPLYAKLWSNGFLPSVHQGVVFRSGPDPVYYLNNPPGVDKTSRRRMLDYLDKLHQEQFKHVLDPEINNRMAQYEMAYRMQTSVPETLDISKEPDYIFDMYGPDSRKPGTFAANCLLARKLVEKDVKFIQLYHQGWDQHGNLPNDIKIQTKSVDQPSAALIMDLKQRGLLDDTLVIWGGEFGRGAYSQGKLTRDNYGRDHHPRAFSVWMAGAGVKKGMVYGETDDFGYNVVKDPVHVHDFQATVLHLLGIDHEKLTFKSQGRRYRLTDVHGKVVKPILA
- a CDS encoding glycerol kinase (TIGRFAM: glycerol kinase~PFAM: Carbohydrate kinase, FGGY-like~KEGG: oan:Oant_1086 glycerol kinase) → MPSYIAAIDQGTTSTRCIVFDRQGKIVSVAQKEHKQIYPQPGWVEHDPEEIWRNTLEVIALARIKGKLSVQDIKAVGITNQRETTVVWNRRTGKPYYNAIVWQDMRTADLVLEFSANGLGQDRFREKTGLPLATYFSGLKLKWLLDHVPGLREDAERGDAVFGNMDTFVVWNLTGGVNGGLHLTDVTNASRTQLMNLHTLNWDDSLLSDFTVPRAMLPQIRPSSEVYGTVSSEVLPGVPVAGILGDQQAALVGQTCYEPGQAKNTYGTGCFLLMNTGTELRKSTCGLLTTVAYQFQNEPVHYALEGSVAITGALVQWLRDNLGIIKKSTDIETLARTVEDNGGAYFVPAFSGLYAPHWKADARGVIAGLTRFVNKGHIARAVLEATAYQTVDVVRAMEQDAGVSLKSLRVDGGMVVNSLLMQFQSDVLNGPVICPRMTETTALGAAYAAGLAVGYWQNLDDLRQNWGIAKTYEPNMDDAQRTKLMRGWQKAIERSFGWEE
- a CDS encoding MscS Mechanosensitive ion channel (PFAM: MscS Mechanosensitive ion channel~KEGG: cak:Caul_3703 MscS mechanosensitive ion channel), with the protein product MLQQLEIWIRATVRWFGYIPNRDLSGWVLLIMAVLVGLAVDLVMTQIVRFVVRRRPFHTLALLKIYVRWAFWVFVPSLFFLLATNIQSARFLRRHPVADKTAEVLFLVTTTWLVVQLLKVAELRLIHQYDTTQDVNLSQRKFVTQVRFFRRIISAGVIIVGASLLLISFQGSRKVGLSVLTSAGVVSVLIGFAAQKTLANLMAGIQIAFNQQIRLNDAVVVEKEWGRIEEINLTSVIVRLWDRRRLILPITYFVETPFENWTRSDASIIGSIFLYLDYKVPIDKLREKARQIAENDPLWTGESFAVQVTDTQPTCIVVRILVSAHDSPSAFDLRCHMREQLIAFLRDEHPESLPQTRLMLAEELKSGEVSGISGVVKS
- a CDS encoding major intrinsic protein (PFAM: major intrinsic protein~KEGG: azc:AZC_2711 glycerol uptake facilitator protein), with amino-acid sequence MQTSPFLGELIGTMVLILLGNGVVANVVLKQTKGESSGWIVITAGWAFAVTMGVFVSKAFGSVDAHLNPAVTVAFAVATNDFSHLVPYITAQIIGAFLGATLVWLHYLPHWAATPDEGAKLACFATGPAIRKPGANFLSEAMATLVLILGLAGISSKNLGELAIGVGPYLVGILVWSIGLSLGGTTGYAMSPARDFSPRLAHALLPIPGKGSSDWSYAWIPVVGPLVGAVLGGLLIHWFTL